In Desulforegula conservatrix Mb1Pa, one genomic interval encodes:
- a CDS encoding GspE/PulE family protein, whose product MIKRKIGDILIEKGLVTDEQVGTALALQKTNKRKLGIIMVGLGYLTEEEIIQTLSEKFDYEVVDCGELTLTEQLMNLVPKKMAEKEVIIPVELEGKRLKIAVSDPLNLGAVDDLKFRTGLNIDIVLSTETSIMAAVERNYGKSEQIWSLIKEIPTHSEVEFLKEEEEKNHRYVEAEALIRLSATPPIIKLVSMIFVDAVKSRASDIHIEPGQNQVRVRYRIDGELVEAHKYPKEIMDSVVSRVKILSNLDITNRRTPQDGRASIRYKDSTVDLRVSTLPSIYGETIVIRILDKSMGLIKFHDVGMPDRIQRLYSEIIANPQGVIIITGPTGSGKTSTIYASLNQLVSEQKNIVSVEDPIEFNMPGITQTQVNEAVGLTFPVALRAFFRQDPDIMMVGEVRDLETAQIAVRAALTGHLVITTLHTNDAVSTLTRLIDIGVEKFLVASTVIGIMAQRLVRKICPRCRVEIDVPSIYKASHLPVISRCFRGAGCDHCRQTGYWGRIGVFELLPATPRIKSALSGDFSEEALWEAAKAEGFTTMFEDGIKKIEEGVTTIEEAFAKIPYVQR is encoded by the coding sequence ATGATAAAACGCAAAATAGGTGATATTCTTATTGAAAAAGGCCTTGTCACAGACGAACAGGTCGGCACAGCCCTTGCTCTCCAGAAAACAAACAAGAGAAAGCTTGGTATTATTATGGTTGGCCTTGGTTATCTGACCGAGGAAGAAATAATTCAGACTCTTTCAGAAAAATTTGATTACGAGGTTGTTGACTGTGGAGAGCTTACCCTTACCGAGCAGCTGATGAATCTTGTTCCAAAAAAGATGGCGGAAAAAGAGGTTATAATTCCGGTCGAGCTTGAAGGCAAGAGGCTGAAAATAGCTGTTTCCGACCCTCTCAATCTTGGGGCAGTGGATGATCTGAAGTTTAGAACAGGCCTCAACATCGATATAGTCCTTTCAACAGAAACCTCGATAATGGCTGCGGTTGAAAGAAATTACGGAAAGAGCGAGCAGATATGGAGCCTTATAAAAGAAATTCCCACACACTCTGAAGTGGAATTTTTAAAAGAGGAGGAGGAGAAAAACCATCGTTATGTCGAAGCTGAAGCCCTTATACGCCTCAGCGCTACTCCTCCGATCATAAAACTTGTAAGCATGATCTTTGTGGACGCCGTCAAATCAAGGGCAAGCGATATACATATTGAGCCCGGTCAGAATCAGGTCAGGGTCAGGTACAGGATTGACGGTGAGCTTGTCGAGGCTCATAAATATCCAAAAGAAATCATGGATTCCGTCGTGTCAAGGGTAAAAATTCTTTCGAACCTTGATATAACAAACAGACGCACCCCCCAGGACGGAAGGGCATCCATAAGATACAAGGACTCCACAGTCGATCTCAGGGTTTCGACCCTTCCTTCAATTTATGGTGAAACTATAGTAATAAGAATTCTGGATAAATCCATGGGGCTTATCAAGTTTCATGATGTTGGTATGCCAGACAGAATTCAAAGGCTATATTCAGAAATTATTGCAAACCCACAGGGTGTAATAATAATTACAGGCCCCACCGGAAGTGGTAAAACCTCTACTATTTACGCATCACTCAATCAGCTTGTTTCTGAACAGAAGAACATAGTGAGTGTCGAAGATCCGATAGAATTCAATATGCCCGGAATTACCCAGACCCAGGTTAATGAGGCCGTAGGGCTTACATTCCCTGTGGCTTTAAGGGCTTTTTTCAGACAGGACCCTGACATCATGATGGTTGGAGAGGTACGAGATCTCGAGACCGCCCAGATAGCTGTAAGGGCGGCCCTGACAGGCCATCTGGTCATTACGACCCTGCACACCAACGACGCTGTTTCAACCCTAACCAGACTTATAGATATAGGCGTTGAAAAATTCCTTGTGGCTTCAACAGTAATAGGAATCATGGCCCAGAGGCTCGTTCGCAAGATATGCCCCAGATGCAGGGTGGAGATCGATGTCCCTTCAATTTATAAGGCTTCTCACCTGCCTGTAATATCAAGATGCTTTAGGGGAGCTGGTTGTGATCATTGCCGACAGACAGGGTATTGGGGGCGAATAGGAGTTTTTGAACTTCTTCCTGCAACTCCCAGGATAAAATCGGCTCTTTCAGGCGACTTCAGTGAGGAGGCTCTCTGGGAAGCTGCCAAGGCCGAAGGTTTTACGACAATGTTCGAAGATGGAATCAAAAAAATAGAGGAAGGTGTCACAACGATTGAGGAAGCATTTGCAAAAATCCCTTATGTACAGAGATAA